In a single window of the Streptomyces sp. NBC_00094 genome:
- a CDS encoding SIS domain-containing protein has protein sequence MTTSRTAVEIASQPATWRQAARTLPRHTAALPRRGERVAVIGCGTSWFMALAYAELREAGGHGETDAFAASEFPYGRRYDRVVAITRSGTTSEVLAVLSRLRGEVPTGALTADPTTPVMDLADEVAVLDFADEESVVQTRFATTALALFRAHLETEGALPEGVRPLAEAAEDAERALAVPLDEAVRTAEQFTFLGTGWTYGLALEAGLKMREAAGAWTESYPAMEYRHGPISITGPGRVAWGFGTLPAGLADEVRKVGGTVVESDLDPLADLIRAQRLAVAVAEAQGLNPDTPRNLTRSVVLADHHA, from the coding sequence ATGACCACCTCTCGCACCGCAGTGGAGATCGCCTCCCAGCCGGCCACCTGGCGCCAGGCGGCCCGTACCCTTCCCCGGCACACCGCCGCCCTGCCCCGCCGGGGCGAGCGGGTCGCCGTGATCGGCTGCGGCACCTCCTGGTTCATGGCCCTGGCCTACGCCGAACTGCGCGAGGCCGGCGGCCACGGCGAGACCGACGCCTTCGCCGCCTCCGAGTTCCCCTACGGCCGCCGCTACGACCGGGTCGTCGCCATCACCCGCTCCGGCACCACGAGCGAGGTGCTGGCCGTTCTCTCCCGCCTGCGCGGCGAGGTGCCGACGGGCGCGCTCACGGCCGACCCCACGACCCCGGTGATGGACCTCGCCGACGAGGTCGCCGTCCTGGACTTCGCCGACGAGGAGTCGGTCGTCCAGACCCGCTTCGCGACCACGGCGCTCGCCCTGTTCCGCGCGCACCTGGAGACCGAGGGCGCCCTGCCCGAGGGCGTGCGCCCCCTCGCGGAGGCCGCCGAGGACGCCGAGCGCGCCCTCGCCGTCCCGCTCGACGAAGCGGTCCGCACCGCCGAGCAGTTCACCTTCCTCGGCACCGGCTGGACGTACGGCCTCGCCCTGGAGGCCGGGCTGAAGATGCGCGAGGCCGCCGGGGCGTGGACGGAGTCGTACCCGGCGATGGAGTACCGGCACGGTCCGATCAGCATCACCGGCCCCGGACGCGTCGCCTGGGGCTTCGGCACCCTCCCGGCCGGCCTCGCGGACGAGGTGCGCAAGGTCGGCGGCACCGTCGTCGAGAGCGACCTCGACCCCCTCGCGGACCTGATCAGGGCCCAGCGGCTCGCGGTGGCCGTCGCCGAGGCGCAGGGCCTCAACCCCGACACCCCCCGCAACCTGACCCGTTCCGTGGTCCTGGCCGACCACCATGCCTGA
- a CDS encoding class II fructose-bisphosphate aldolase: MPLTPTDEIVRRARAAGTGVGAFNVLQLEHAQAIVTGAETADRPVVLQISENTVRYHGALEPVALASLAVARAAKVPVAVHLDHAENPDLVREAVALGLGSVMFDASKLPYAENVAATCEVVEHCHRHGVWVEAELGEVGGKGGAHTPGVRTDPEEARAFVAATGVDALAVAVGSAHQMVTRDAVLDFALIARLRAAVDTPLVLHGSSGVSDADLAAAIAAGMTKINVSTHLNKAFTQAIRTHLADHPTAFDPRHYLTPARSAVAREVSHLLTVLSPS, translated from the coding sequence ATGCCGCTGACGCCGACCGATGAGATCGTCCGCCGGGCCCGCGCGGCCGGTACGGGTGTGGGGGCGTTCAACGTCCTCCAGCTCGAACACGCACAGGCCATCGTCACCGGTGCGGAGACCGCCGACCGTCCGGTCGTCCTCCAGATCAGCGAGAACACCGTCCGCTACCACGGAGCCCTGGAGCCGGTCGCCCTCGCGTCGCTGGCCGTCGCCCGGGCGGCGAAGGTCCCCGTGGCGGTCCACCTCGACCACGCCGAGAACCCCGACCTCGTACGCGAGGCGGTCGCGCTCGGCCTCGGCTCGGTCATGTTCGACGCCTCGAAACTGCCGTACGCGGAGAACGTGGCCGCGACCTGCGAGGTCGTCGAGCACTGCCATCGCCACGGCGTCTGGGTGGAGGCCGAGCTGGGCGAGGTCGGAGGCAAGGGCGGTGCGCACACCCCCGGCGTCCGCACCGACCCCGAGGAGGCCCGCGCCTTCGTGGCGGCCACCGGCGTGGACGCGCTGGCCGTCGCGGTCGGCAGCGCCCACCAGATGGTGACCCGGGACGCGGTCCTCGACTTCGCCCTGATCGCCCGGCTGCGGGCCGCGGTCGACACCCCGCTGGTCCTGCACGGCTCCTCGGGCGTCTCGGACGCGGACCTCGCGGCGGCGATCGCGGCGGGCATGACGAAGATCAACGTCTCCACCCACCTCAACAAGGCCTTCACCCAGGCGATCCGCACCCACCTGGCCGACCATCCCACCGCGTTCGACCCCCGTCACTACCTCACGCCGGCCCGGTCGGCGGTCGCACGGGAGGTCTCGCACCTCCTGACGGTCCTGTCCCCGTCCTGA
- a CDS encoding GNAT family N-acetyltransferase, with translation MTEIRTPRLILRRWTDDDLVPLAEINADPEVMRWIGDGSVRDLEETAEDIERYEEEWDDEGFGLFAIELIASGELIGFAGLSVPEALPELMSEVEISWRLGRPFWGQGYASEAAHAVLEYSLQDRGLDRVVALTHISNTAAENILGKLGMAAEREATHPVFDVPLRVYAIDLTEYEA, from the coding sequence ATGACCGAGATCCGTACCCCCCGCCTCATCCTCCGACGCTGGACCGACGACGACCTCGTCCCGCTGGCCGAGATCAACGCCGACCCCGAGGTCATGCGATGGATCGGGGACGGCTCGGTGCGGGATCTGGAGGAGACCGCCGAGGACATCGAGCGGTACGAGGAGGAGTGGGACGACGAGGGCTTCGGGCTGTTCGCCATCGAGCTCATCGCCTCCGGCGAGCTCATCGGCTTCGCCGGTCTGTCCGTGCCGGAGGCGCTGCCCGAGCTGATGTCGGAGGTGGAGATCAGCTGGCGTCTGGGCAGGCCCTTCTGGGGCCAGGGGTACGCCTCCGAGGCCGCCCACGCGGTCCTGGAGTACTCGCTCCAGGACCGGGGGCTCGACCGGGTCGTCGCCCTCACCCACATCAGCAACACGGCGGCCGAGAACATCCTGGGGAAGCTCGGCATGGCCGCCGAGCGCGAGGCGACCCACCCGGTCTTCGACGTCCCGCTGCGCGTCTACGCCATCGACCTCACCGAGTACGAGGCCTGA
- a CDS encoding serine hydrolase, with amino-acid sequence MPLTSHRRLAVSATLIAALASAVAPATSAFAAPDARSADATAISSASVTASESTTVPVPAPDMEGVTAALNAAMANGAPGAMARYVGPDGVQSRTVGVRDRVSGAAMDVHARFRIGSVSKTFSTVVLLQLVEEGELELDAPVNTYLPGLLPDDRITVRHLLTHRSGLADYTDAMFQNTVPGFEAVRNRVFSYQELVDLSLKLPRTTEPGVAYKYSNANFVVVGMLIEKATGRSVANAYERRIFKPLKLRSTSYVHPDTRIKGLHVRGYLHPDEAGAPLVDSTEQTVSWAQSAGAVISTPGDLNTFTSALLRGRLLSPAMLDAMTTVTPTDATNTRFYGLGLRRYNLSCGTQIFGHTGTVQGFYTYAFSTRDGRRSLSAVANTSNHGSANTALGGTLEAAFCGKKPAPAASSRAAAEPTAGESTAGDLTSRPAERDLPERH; translated from the coding sequence GTGCCCCTGACGTCGCACCGCCGCCTGGCCGTGAGCGCCACCCTGATCGCCGCGCTCGCATCGGCTGTCGCCCCGGCCACCAGCGCGTTCGCCGCCCCTGACGCTCGATCCGCCGATGCCACCGCCATCAGCTCCGCCTCCGTCACCGCCTCCGAGTCCACGACCGTGCCCGTGCCCGCGCCCGACATGGAGGGTGTGACTGCCGCTCTGAACGCGGCGATGGCCAACGGCGCACCGGGCGCCATGGCCCGGTACGTCGGCCCCGACGGGGTCCAGAGCCGCACCGTCGGGGTGCGTGACCGCGTCTCGGGCGCGGCCATGGACGTCCACGCGCGCTTCCGGATCGGCAGCGTCAGCAAGACGTTCTCGACCGTCGTCCTCCTCCAGCTCGTGGAGGAGGGCGAGCTGGAGCTCGACGCGCCCGTCAACACGTATCTGCCCGGGCTGCTCCCCGACGACCGCATCACCGTCCGCCATCTGCTGACGCACCGCAGCGGCCTGGCCGACTACACGGACGCCATGTTCCAGAACACCGTGCCCGGCTTCGAGGCGGTACGGAACCGGGTGTTCAGCTACCAGGAGCTGGTCGACCTCTCCCTGAAGCTGCCCCGGACGACCGAGCCGGGCGTGGCGTACAAGTACTCGAACGCCAACTTCGTGGTCGTCGGCATGCTCATCGAGAAGGCCACGGGCCGGTCGGTGGCGAACGCGTACGAGCGCCGCATCTTCAAGCCGCTGAAGCTGCGCTCGACCTCGTACGTGCACCCCGACACCCGTATCAAGGGCCTGCACGTACGCGGCTACCTGCACCCCGACGAGGCCGGTGCCCCGCTCGTCGACTCCACGGAGCAGACCGTGTCCTGGGCGCAGTCCGCCGGGGCCGTCATCTCCACCCCCGGGGATCTGAACACCTTCACGAGCGCGCTCCTGCGCGGCAGGCTGCTCTCCCCGGCGATGCTGGACGCGATGACGACGGTCACGCCGACGGACGCCACGAACACCCGGTTCTACGGGCTCGGGCTGCGCCGCTACAACCTGTCGTGCGGCACGCAGATCTTCGGCCACACCGGGACCGTGCAGGGCTTCTACACGTACGCCTTCTCGACCCGGGACGGGCGCCGCAGCCTCTCGGCGGTGGCGAACACGTCGAACCACGGCTCCGCGAACACGGCGCTCGGCGGGACGCTCGAGGCCGCGTTCTGCGGCAAGAAGCCGGCGCCTGCGGCGTCCTCGCGCGCGGCCGCCGAGCCCACGGCCGGTGAGTCCACGGCCGGTGACCTCACCTCACGGCCGGCGGAGCGGGACCTGCCCGAGCGGCACTGA
- a CDS encoding GlxA family transcriptional regulator: MPSSHPHRVAVLVLEGAKPLDVGIPAQVFTTRASMPYEVRVCGAAPGPVAGGDGLSYHVAHGLDALAWADIIFVPGYRFPDREDPPRAVVDALIAAHERGARLAAISTGAFALAATGLLDGKRATTHWHYARALAAKRPLIHVDENVLFVDEGSVLTSAGAASGIDLCLHILRGDLGVAASNHAARRLVAAPYRSGGQAQYVPRSLPEALGERFAATREWALHRLDEPLTLDILARHAAVSARTFSRRFAEDTGYTPMQWVMRARIDMARELLERSERGVEQIAADVGLGTGANLRLHFQRILGTTPSDYRRTFAQGE, encoded by the coding sequence GTGCCCAGTTCCCACCCGCATCGCGTCGCCGTCCTCGTCCTCGAAGGCGCGAAGCCGCTCGACGTCGGGATCCCCGCGCAGGTCTTCACGACCCGCGCGAGCATGCCGTACGAGGTACGGGTCTGCGGCGCGGCGCCCGGGCCCGTCGCCGGCGGGGACGGGCTGTCCTACCACGTCGCCCACGGCCTCGACGCCCTCGCCTGGGCGGACATCATCTTCGTCCCCGGCTACCGGTTCCCCGACCGCGAGGACCCGCCGCGGGCCGTCGTCGACGCGCTGATCGCCGCCCACGAGCGCGGCGCGCGGCTGGCCGCCATCTCGACCGGAGCCTTCGCACTCGCCGCCACGGGCCTCCTCGACGGAAAGCGCGCCACGACGCACTGGCACTACGCACGGGCGCTCGCGGCGAAACGCCCCCTCATCCACGTCGACGAGAACGTCCTGTTCGTCGACGAGGGCAGCGTGCTGACCTCGGCCGGCGCCGCCTCGGGCATCGACCTGTGCCTGCACATCCTGCGCGGCGACCTCGGCGTCGCCGCGTCGAACCACGCGGCCCGACGGCTCGTCGCGGCGCCCTACCGCAGCGGCGGCCAGGCGCAGTACGTGCCGCGCAGCCTGCCCGAAGCCCTCGGCGAACGGTTCGCCGCCACCCGGGAATGGGCGCTGCACCGGCTCGACGAGCCCCTCACCCTCGACATCCTCGCCCGGCACGCGGCGGTGTCGGCACGCACGTTCTCCCGCCGGTTCGCCGAGGACACGGGGTACACGCCCATGCAGTGGGTGATGCGCGCCCGGATCGACATGGCCCGAGAGCTGCTGGAACGCTCAGAGCGGGGCGTCGAGCAGATCGCCGCCGACGTCGGTCTCGGCACCGGCGCGAATCTGCGGCTGCACTTCCAGCGCATCCTCGGTACGACACCGAGCGACTACCGGCGCACCTTCGCGCAGGGCGAGTAG
- the gap gene encoding type I glyceraldehyde-3-phosphate dehydrogenase, protein MTRIAINGFGRIGRNVLRALLERDSELEVVAVNDLTEPASLARLLAYDTTSGRLGRPVSVEGNTLVVDGRRIKVLAEREPAQLPWAELGVDIVLESTGRFTSAKAARAHIDAGAKKVLVSAPADGADVTLAYGVNTDAYDPELHTIVSNASCTTNALAPLAAVLDELAGIEHGFMTTVHAYTQEQNLLDGPHRDPRRARAAAWNIVPTTTGAAKAIGLVLPKLDGKLSGDSIRVPVPVGSIVELNTTVARDVTLEDVLAAYRTAAEGPLAGVLEYSDDALVSSDITGNPASSIFDSALTRVEGRHIKVVAWYDNEWGFSNRVIDSLELLAGR, encoded by the coding sequence ATGACTCGCATCGCGATCAACGGATTCGGCCGCATCGGACGGAACGTGCTGCGCGCACTCCTGGAGCGCGACAGCGAACTCGAGGTGGTGGCCGTCAACGACCTCACCGAGCCGGCCAGCCTCGCGCGGCTGCTCGCCTACGACACCACCTCGGGTCGCCTCGGCCGTCCGGTGAGCGTCGAGGGCAACACCCTCGTCGTCGACGGCCGCCGCATCAAGGTCCTCGCCGAGCGTGAGCCCGCGCAGCTGCCCTGGGCCGAGCTGGGTGTCGACATCGTGCTCGAGTCGACCGGCCGCTTCACGTCGGCCAAGGCCGCCCGCGCCCACATCGACGCCGGTGCGAAGAAGGTCCTCGTCAGCGCGCCGGCCGACGGTGCCGACGTCACGCTCGCGTACGGCGTCAACACCGACGCGTACGACCCCGAGCTGCACACGATCGTCTCGAACGCCTCCTGCACGACCAACGCGCTCGCGCCGCTGGCCGCGGTCCTCGACGAGCTCGCCGGCATCGAGCACGGCTTCATGACGACGGTCCACGCCTACACGCAGGAGCAGAACCTGCTGGACGGCCCGCACCGTGACCCCCGCCGCGCCCGTGCCGCCGCCTGGAACATCGTGCCCACGACGACGGGCGCCGCCAAGGCGATCGGCCTCGTGCTCCCGAAGCTCGACGGCAAGCTGTCGGGCGACTCGATCCGCGTACCGGTCCCGGTCGGCTCGATCGTCGAGCTCAACACGACCGTCGCCCGCGACGTGACGCTCGAGGACGTCCTCGCCGCGTACCGCACCGCCGCGGAGGGCCCGCTCGCCGGCGTCCTGGAGTACTCGGACGACGCGCTGGTCTCCTCCGACATCACGGGCAACCCGGCGTCGTCGATCTTCGACTCGGCGCTGACCCGCGTCGAGGGCCGCCATATCAAGGTCGTCGCCTGGTACGACAACGAGTGGGGCTTCTCGAACCGCGTGATCGACTCGCTCGAACTCCTCGCCGGCCGCTGA
- a CDS encoding acetylxylan esterase, with the protein MSGRLSRTLGSVLLAVVLASYVTPGTAGAAEETTGSVTSATVDWGQTGPYEVNVDIGVVHTFYYPRNMGQSGERHPVVIWGNGTGAVPGVYSSLLRHWASQGFIVAAANTPTSNFAITMRSGIDVLERWNADSGSPFHGKVDLEHIGSAGHSQGGAAAINAAIDPRVDTAVPIQPGPLADPDLMGEPVFYLAGQRDLTVWPALVKAFYRDSSHVPAVYGEVRGAGHLSSIGDGGEFRAPTTAWLRFWLMGDERARGMFFGADCTYCVDDDLWSGWSRNTKALQIPGPTA; encoded by the coding sequence ATGTCAGGGAGATTGAGCCGCACACTCGGCAGTGTCCTGCTCGCCGTCGTGCTGGCGTCGTACGTCACGCCGGGCACCGCCGGCGCGGCGGAGGAGACCACGGGCAGCGTCACGTCGGCCACGGTCGACTGGGGCCAGACGGGCCCGTACGAGGTGAACGTCGACATCGGCGTCGTGCACACCTTCTACTACCCCCGGAACATGGGGCAGTCGGGAGAGCGGCACCCGGTGGTCATCTGGGGCAACGGCACCGGCGCCGTGCCGGGCGTCTACAGCTCGTTGCTGCGGCACTGGGCCAGCCAGGGCTTCATCGTCGCCGCCGCGAACACCCCCACCTCGAACTTCGCGATCACCATGCGCTCCGGGATCGACGTGCTGGAGCGGTGGAACGCGGACAGCGGCAGCCCGTTCCACGGCAAGGTGGACCTCGAACACATCGGCTCCGCGGGCCATTCGCAGGGCGGCGCCGCGGCGATCAACGCCGCGATCGACCCGCGCGTCGACACCGCCGTCCCCATCCAGCCGGGCCCCCTGGCCGACCCCGACCTGATGGGCGAACCCGTCTTCTACCTGGCAGGTCAGCGGGACCTGACGGTGTGGCCGGCCCTGGTGAAGGCGTTCTACCGGGACTCCTCCCACGTCCCCGCCGTCTACGGCGAGGTCCGCGGCGCCGGACACCTCAGCTCCATCGGCGACGGCGGCGAGTTCCGCGCCCCGACCACCGCCTGGCTCCGTTTCTGGCTGATGGGCGACGAGCGGGCCCGGGGCATGTTCTTCGGCGCCGACTGCACCTACTGCGTCGACGACGACCTGTGGTCCGGCTGGAGCCGCAACACCAAGGCGCTGCAGATTCCCGGCCCCACGGCCTGA
- the katG gene encoding catalase/peroxidase HPI — MSENHDAIVVDAKTEGGGGCPVAHERAAHPTQGGGNSQWWPNRLNLKILAKNPAVANPLGGDFDYAEAFQSLDLPAVKRDIAEVLTTSQDWWPADFGHYGPFMVRMAWHSAGTYRISDGRGGAGAGQQRFAPLNSWPDNGNLDKARRLLWPVKKKYGQNISWADLMILAGNVALESMGFETFGFAGGRADVWEPDEDVYWGPETTWLDDERYTGDRELENPLGAVQMGLIYVNPEGPNGTPDPIAAARDIRETFRRMAMNDEETVALIAGGHTFGKTHGAGPAESVGADPEAAPLEAQGLGWSNSFGTGKGGDAITSGLEGIWTDTPTAWDNSFFDILFGYEWEQFKSPAGAHQWRPKDGAGAGTVPDAHDSSKTHAPTMLTTDLSLRFDPAYEQISRRFHESPEAFADAFARAWYKLTHRDMGPVARYLGPEVPSETLLWQDPLPALDHELVDASDVAALKSSVLASDLTVSQLVSTAWASASSFRGSDKRGGANGARVRLQPQSGWEVNDPDQLATVLRTLEGIRETFDGAQTGGKRISLADLIVLAGAAGVEQAAKDAGFEVEVPFRPGRVDAAQDQTDVESFAALEPVADGFRNYLGKGNRLPAEYLLIDRANLLTLSAPELTVLVGGLRVLGANHQQSRHGVLTTTPGSLTNDFFVNLLDMGTVWKAVSEDATTFEGRDAATGAVKWTGTRADLVFGSNSELRALAEVYASDDAKEKFVTDFVSAWSKVMELDRFDNA, encoded by the coding sequence ATGTCTGAGAACCATGATGCAATCGTCGTAGACGCGAAGACGGAGGGCGGCGGCGGCTGCCCGGTCGCACACGAGCGCGCCGCGCACCCGACCCAGGGCGGCGGCAACAGTCAGTGGTGGCCGAACCGGCTCAACCTGAAGATCCTCGCCAAGAACCCCGCCGTCGCCAACCCGCTGGGCGGGGACTTCGACTACGCGGAGGCGTTCCAGAGCCTCGACCTGCCGGCCGTGAAGCGGGACATCGCCGAGGTCCTCACGACCTCGCAGGACTGGTGGCCCGCCGACTTCGGCCACTACGGCCCGTTCATGGTCCGGATGGCCTGGCACAGCGCGGGCACGTACCGCATCAGCGACGGCCGCGGCGGCGCCGGCGCCGGCCAGCAGCGCTTCGCGCCGCTCAACAGCTGGCCGGACAACGGCAATCTGGACAAGGCCCGCCGTCTGCTGTGGCCGGTCAAGAAGAAGTACGGCCAGAACATCTCCTGGGCCGACCTCATGATCCTCGCCGGCAACGTCGCGCTGGAGTCGATGGGCTTCGAGACCTTCGGCTTCGCCGGTGGCCGCGCGGACGTGTGGGAGCCCGACGAGGACGTCTACTGGGGCCCCGAGACCACCTGGCTCGACGACGAGCGCTACACCGGCGACCGCGAGCTGGAGAACCCGCTCGGCGCGGTCCAGATGGGCCTCATCTACGTCAACCCCGAGGGCCCCAACGGCACTCCGGACCCGATCGCCGCGGCCCGCGACATCCGGGAGACCTTCCGCCGGATGGCGATGAACGACGAGGAGACGGTCGCCCTCATCGCGGGCGGTCACACCTTCGGCAAGACCCACGGCGCCGGCCCCGCGGAGAGCGTCGGCGCCGACCCCGAGGCCGCGCCGCTGGAGGCCCAGGGCCTCGGCTGGAGCAACTCCTTCGGCACCGGCAAGGGCGGCGACGCCATCACCAGCGGGCTCGAGGGCATCTGGACGGACACCCCCACCGCCTGGGACAACAGCTTCTTCGACATCCTCTTCGGCTACGAGTGGGAGCAGTTCAAGAGCCCCGCCGGCGCCCACCAGTGGCGGCCGAAGGACGGCGCGGGCGCGGGCACCGTCCCGGACGCCCACGACTCGTCGAAGACGCACGCCCCGACGATGCTGACGACCGACCTTTCGCTCCGCTTCGACCCGGCGTACGAGCAGATCTCGCGGCGCTTCCACGAGAGCCCCGAGGCGTTCGCCGACGCCTTCGCGCGTGCCTGGTACAAGCTCACCCACCGTGACATGGGCCCGGTGGCCCGCTACCTCGGCCCGGAGGTCCCCTCCGAGACCCTTCTCTGGCAGGACCCGCTGCCCGCGCTGGACCACGAGCTCGTGGACGCCTCGGACGTCGCCGCCCTCAAGAGCAGCGTGCTCGCCTCGGACCTCACCGTCTCGCAGCTCGTCTCGACCGCGTGGGCGTCGGCCTCCTCCTTCCGCGGCAGCGACAAGCGCGGCGGTGCCAACGGCGCGCGCGTACGTCTCCAGCCTCAGAGCGGCTGGGAGGTCAACGACCCCGACCAGCTGGCGACGGTCCTCCGTACGCTCGAGGGCATCCGGGAGACGTTCGACGGCGCGCAGACCGGCGGCAAGCGGATCTCGCTCGCCGACCTGATCGTGCTGGCCGGTGCCGCGGGCGTCGAGCAGGCGGCCAAGGACGCCGGCTTCGAGGTCGAGGTCCCCTTCCGTCCGGGCCGCGTGGACGCCGCGCAGGACCAGACCGACGTGGAGTCGTTCGCGGCGCTCGAGCCGGTCGCCGACGGCTTCCGCAACTACCTCGGCAAGGGCAACCGCCTCCCGGCCGAGTACCTGCTCATCGACCGGGCGAACCTGCTGACCCTGAGCGCCCCCGAGCTCACGGTCCTCGTCGGTGGCCTCCGTGTGCTCGGCGCGAACCACCAGCAGTCGCGGCACGGTGTCCTCACCACGACCCCGGGCTCCCTGACGAACGACTTCTTCGTCAACCTGCTCGACATGGGCACGGTCTGGAAGGCGGTGTCCGAGGACGCCACCACCTTCGAGGGCCGGGACGCCGCCACGGGCGCCGTCAAGTGGACGGGTACCCGCGCCGACCTGGTCTTCGGCTCCAACAGCGAGCTGCGCGCGCTGGCCGAGGTCTACGCGAGCGACGACGCGAAGGAGAAGTTCGTGACGGACTTCGTCTCCGCGTGGAGCAAGGTGATGGAACTGGACCGGTTCGACAACGCCTGA
- a CDS encoding Fur family transcriptional regulator yields MSDLLERLRARGWRMTSQRRVVAEVLAGDHVHLTADEVHARAVARLPEIARATVYNTLGELVALGEVVELSTDGRAKRYDPNAHHPHQHLVCSGCGLIRDVHPTGDPLAVLPSTERFGFTVSKADVTYRGLCPACS; encoded by the coding sequence ATGAGTGACCTGCTGGAGCGACTGCGAGCGCGGGGTTGGCGGATGACGTCCCAGCGGCGTGTCGTCGCGGAGGTCCTGGCCGGCGACCACGTGCACCTCACGGCGGACGAGGTGCACGCCCGGGCCGTGGCGCGGCTGCCGGAGATCGCGCGGGCGACGGTCTACAACACGCTGGGCGAACTGGTCGCGCTGGGCGAGGTGGTGGAGCTCTCCACGGACGGGCGGGCGAAGCGGTACGACCCGAACGCGCACCACCCGCACCAGCATCTGGTCTGCTCGGGCTGCGGCCTCATCCGGGACGTCCACCCGACGGGAGACCCGCTGGCCGTGCTCCCGTCGACGGAGCGGTTCGGCTTCACCGTGTCGAAGGCCGACGTGACGTACCGCGGGCTCTGCCCGGCGTGCTCCTGA
- the tpx gene encoding thiol peroxidase translates to MAQVTLKGSPVQVNGALPIPGSQAPDFTLVAEGLADKSLKDFTGQRKILNIFPSVDTPTCASSVRAFNKKAGELDNTVVLCISADLPFAQARFCGAEGLENVKNLSTLRGREFHTNYGVEITDGPLAGLTARAVVVLDENDTVLHAQLVGEIADEPSYDEALAVLK, encoded by the coding sequence ATGGCCCAGGTCACGCTGAAGGGCAGCCCGGTACAGGTCAACGGCGCTCTGCCGATCCCCGGCAGCCAGGCTCCCGACTTCACGCTCGTCGCCGAAGGACTGGCAGACAAGTCGCTGAAGGACTTCACCGGCCAGCGCAAGATCCTCAACATCTTCCCGAGCGTCGACACCCCGACGTGCGCCTCCTCCGTCCGCGCCTTCAACAAGAAGGCCGGCGAGCTGGACAACACGGTCGTGCTCTGCATCTCCGCCGACCTGCCCTTCGCCCAGGCCCGCTTCTGCGGCGCCGAGGGCCTGGAGAACGTCAAGAACCTCTCGACGCTCCGCGGCCGCGAGTTCCACACCAACTACGGCGTGGAGATCACGGACGGGCCGCTGGCCGGCCTGACCGCGCGCGCCGTCGTCGTCCTCGACGAGAACGACACCGTGCTGCACGCCCAGCTCGTGGGCGAGATCGCCGACGAGCCCAGCTACGACGAGGCCCTCGCGGTCCTGAAGTAG